Below is a genomic region from Brucella sp. BE17.
GCCGGCTCCCGTGGGCGCGATCAGCAACGTGGATTGCCCTTGTTCGGCGCGTGCGACCAACTCTAGCTGATGCGCGCGCAGCGACCATCCCTTGTCCCCGAACCATTTTATAAAACGGTCAGGCAGATGAATGGCGGCAGTCTCAAGGGTCTGGCTCTGGTTCAGCGTCACGCCACCAATCTAATGCTGCCGAAGCTCTACGCCAAGATGTTTGTTCACTTTTGTTCTCATTTTCGCTGGCGTAATCTTCGCTCCTCTTTTCGACGTCACGCTGCTGACCTATCTAACATGGCATGCGTTTCAACAAACTCCTGCGTCCCACACCCAAAGGCCTCTATTGCCCGCCCGGCGATTTCTATATCGATCCGGTACGCGCAGTTGATCGCGCGCTGATCACCCATGGTCATTCCGACCATGCCCGTGCCGGTCACGGCCATGTGCTGGCAACGCGGGAAACATTGCAAATCATGGCCATCCGTTACGGTGCAGATTTTGCAGGCAGCACGCAAGCCGCCGATATCGGCAAGAAACTGACGATCAACGGTGTCGCTGTCAGCTTTCGCAATGCCGGACACGTATTGGGTTCGGCACAGATCGCGGTTGAAAAAGACGGCACACGCATTGTTGCGTCCGGCGATTACAAACGCGCATCCGATCCCACCTGCGCGCCTTTTGAGCCGATTGCCTGCGATGTCTTCATCACCGAGGCAACATTCGCTTTGCCGGTGTTTCGCCATCCAGAGGCTGCACGCGAAATTGCAACACTTTTAAAATCACTGTCGCAGTTCCCGGAGCGCTCGCATCTGGTGGGTGCCTATTCGCTCGGCAAGGCGCAGCGGGTGATCCGGCTGATCCGTCAGGCAGGTTATGACGAACCGATCTATATTCATGGCGGTTTGCAGAAACTGTGCGATTATTATCAAACGCAAGGCATTGAACTCGGACATCTCCTGCCTGCCACACTGGAGCGTGGTGATGCCATGCCCGATTTTGCAGGCAAGATCGTGGTTGGGCCGCCTTCTGCCTTTTCCGATCGCTGGGCGCGACGCTTTCCCGATCCGCTGCCTGCTTTTGCCTCGGGCTGGATGCGTATTCGCCAGCGTGCCAAACAGCGCGGGGTCGAGCTGCCGCTGATCATTTCCGATCATTGCGACTGGGACGAGCTGATTGCCACCATCAGCGAGATAAAACCGGCCGAAGTCTGGGTCACGCATGGCCGCGAAGAAGCATTGGTGCGCTGGTGCGAATTACAGAACATTCCGGCGCAACCGCTGCATCTGGTCGGCTACGAAGATGAGGGCGACTGATGCGGAACTTTGCCGAACTTCTGGATCGTCTTGTGCTGACGCCGCAACGCAATGGCAAATTGCGGCTGCTGGTCGATTATTTCCGCGCAACGCCAGACCCGGATCGCGGTCTTGCGCTGGCTGCAATCACCCGCGATCTGGAATTGCAGAGCGTCAAGCCAGCCATGCTGCGTGCGCTCATCGCCGAGCGCAGCGATCCCACGCTTTTCGCCTATTCATATGATTACGTCGGCGATCTTGCTGAAACGATTTCGCTGATCTGGCCCGGTCCCAACGAAACGCCCATGGGTGCCAATCTGCCGCTTGATGTCGTGGTGCATGAACTACAGAACGCCTCGCGCCGTGAGGGGCCATTGCTGGTCGCGGGGTGGCTTGACCTGCTGGGTATTTCAGAACGCTACGCGCTGTTGAAACTTGTCACAGGGGGCTTGCGCATCGGTGTGTCGGCCCGGCTTGCCAAACAGGCCTTGGCTGATTTCGGCGAGGTCGATGTCATTGAGATTGAAGAACTCTGGCATGGACAAGCCTCGCCTTTCGGAGACTTGTTTGCGTGGCTTGAAGGCAATGACCCAAAACCATCTGCAACCGCGGACGCCCCATTTCGTCCTGTCATGCTGGCAACAGCACTGGATGAAGGGGATATCCCTTCACTTGATCCTTCAGCCTATAGCGCAGAATGGAAATGGGATGGCATTCGCGTGCAGGCTGTGTCGGAAAATGGTGTCCGACGGCTCTATTCACGCACCGGCGACGATATTTCCAGTGCTTTTCCCGATGTGCTGGAAGCAATGGATTTTGAAGGGGCTATTGATGGTGAATTGCTCGTCGGACATCACGGAGAAACCGGCATTGAAACCGCGACGTTCTCCGATTTACAGCAGCGCCTGAACCGCAAGACCGTGACCGCCAAGCAGTTGCGCGAATACCCCGCATTTATACGTGCCTATGACTTGTTGCAGGACGGCAATCAGCAAAGTGGCGAGAATTTGCGCGCCCTGCCCTTTTCTGAGCGGCGCGCAAGCCTCGCCCACTTTATCGCAAAACTCGACAAGCGCCGGTTCGATCTGTCGCCAGTCCTGCAGTTTGCCGATTTCGACGAACTCGCAAATCTCCGCCTGAACCCACCGCACCCGGTGATTGAAGGGCTTATGCTCAAACGCCATGACAGCCTCTATCTGCCGGGGCGTCCGAAAGGACCATGGTTCAAATGGAAGCGCGATCCTTTCACCATCGATGCCGTAGTCGTTTATGCCCAGCGCGGTCATGGAAAACGCTCAAGTTATTATTCTGATTTCACTTTTGCTGTGTGGACCGGACCAGAGGACGAACCGGTTCTAGTGCCTGTTGGCAAGGCCTATTTTGGGTTTACCGACGAGGAACTCAAACTTCTGGACAAGTTTGTCCGCGACAATACGCTTGAGCGCTTTGGCCCGGTACGCTCCGTGCGCGCAGAACCCGATCATGGGCTTGTGGTGGAAGTCGCCTTCGAAGGTCTTAACCGCTCCAGTCGCCATAAATCGGGTGTTGCCATGCGTTTCCCGCGTTTTTCAAGGCTGCGCTGGGACAAACCACCACGCGAAGCCGACCGGCTTGAAACGCTGGAGAAGATGCTGCGCTGACGATGGAGCCACCTATCATTGCGCGTTTGGTGAAACCCTTATCTCGTAGATATCAACCGGTTTTCCAGTTCCCGCCACGTCCGATGTGATGGCGATCGTGCCAGCCCCACCCGCTTTCGTGCCACTTGCAAAATCCACATCGAACAGGAAATCGCTCATGGTCTGGTTGACGTCGTAGCGCCGGCGTCCACAATCACCGAGGCCCGCAAAGTTGCAGGAGATCGACATTTGGGTGAGCTCGCCGTCTTCAGCCTTGGCAATAATATCGAAGGTGGCTTTTCTTCCGGCCAACTGATCCAGAATACCTTCGCCTACGTCAAATGTGATGGTGGTATCGGCATCGGGCGATGTTATGCGCGCGAAACTACGTGCGCCGTCGCGCAGGATTTCTGCCGTTGCACGCCCCTGAGCGGTAATGCGTGTCGCCTCCGAAGGTTGGTAAATGGTAATCCAGGTCTCATCGCCCGGCTCCTGACCTTCTTTCAACGGCGCCATATCCGCTCCCCCCGCCGCCACAGAGTTTGACGGCCGACGGCTCAGATCGGTGAAACTACTGTAAAGCGAATAGCCGATAACCAGTGCGGCAAGGAGCAGCAATACAGGGACGCCATAACGAAACAAGGGCGAACGGTTCTTTTTTTTCTCGCTATTTCGTTTGCGCATTTCCTTGCGCGAAACGCCGCTTTGGTAGCCGAGATCGGCGCCTGCGCGTTTTTTGTCTTCCAAGTCCCACTGCGCCTGTTGCGACCGAAGCGCACCGGTATCGAGGGTGGCAATATCGTCAGCCAGTGCATCCTCGAGAAAAACATCATCCTTTTGTGGTGCATCCAATGCTGGTTCAACAAAGTCTGATCCGACAGCACGCATTTCCTGTTCGACTTTGGAAATCGCATCCTTCAGCTTTTGTCGACGCTGCTCTTTTTGAGCATCATCCAGCGCTGCATTGCCCACAAGCGCACGCTCATGTGCGCTCCACGCCGATTCGTAAATGCGTTGACGGCTCGACACATTGTGTACATCAACCTTCGCTAATGCATTTCTGATGGCGCGTTCGATATTATCCAAAAGGTGTTCTTTCCGTACTTGCTCTCATCGCTTCGCATTCCAACATGGTCAAACTGATGGCTGCAACGCAGTATTTGCAAAACCTTGCAAATTTTTCGAATAATTCAACATATTTAGCTTTATCCTGACAGTTTTGACCAGTCATATGACTAAACTAAGCAGTAAATGCTGTTTTCCTGTGGCATTTTCCACGGCTTTCAGCAAGTTACGCCTACCAGCCAGTGTGGCTACTCCGAAATTCAAATCACTTTGGAGCAGAGCTTTGATCGCATGTCAGCTTCAAAGCCACACCCGTAAATCATTAAATCTAAAGTAGTTTAGGGATTTTAAGTTCCTGAGTGTGGATGCCACATTAATGATAGGAACGTCAAACTCACCACACTAGTCCCCACCCGCTATCTTTGCTGTTGCCGATCATGCCAAGCGTGATAGTAATTACGTTTACGAAAACGTCAATTGTGGAGGAGAACGCAGATGGCATTGCCAGAATCATTACAGGGAAAATTGCGTATTCCTGTCATCGGTGCTCCCCTATTCATCATTTCCAATCCCAATCTCGTGCTGGCGCAGTGTAAAGCTGGAATTGTCGGCTCCTTCCCCGCGCTCAATGCACGGCCTGAAACGCAACTGGACGAATGGCTGTCTGAAATCACCGAGCAGCTTGCTGCACATGATAAAGCCAATCCAGACCGTAAAGCGGCCCCCTTCGCCGTCAACCAGATTGTGCATCAATCCAACAAGCGGCTTGAGCATGACCTTGGCCTCTGCGTTAAGTATAAGGTACCGATCGTAATTTCGTCGCTTGGTGCCGTACCCGAAGTCAACGCAGCAATTCATTCCTATGGCGGTATCGTTCTGCATGACGTCATAAATAATCGCCATGCCAATTCAGCGATCAGAAAAGGCGCAGACGGGCTGATTGCCGTGGCAGCGGGAGCAGGCGGTCATGCAGGCGCATTGTCGCCATTTGCGCTGATACAGGAAATCCGCGAATGGTTCGACGGTCCTTTGCTTCTTTCCGGTGCCATCGCCAATGGTGGTTCGATCCTGGGCGCACAGGCGATGGGAGCAGACCTGGCCTATATAGGCTCACCTTTCATTGCTACAGAGGAGGCACGGGCTTCTGACGCCTATAAGCAGATGGTTGTCGACAGCAACGCATCGGACATCGTCTATTCTAATTATTTCACTGGTGTTGCCGGTAATTATCTCAAGCCTTCTATTGAACTTGCAGGGCTTGATGCGAATAACCTGCCGTCGGCCGATCCATCCAAAATGAATTTCGATGCCGCCCACAAGGAGGACGCAAAGGCATGGAAGGACATATGGGGCTGTGGACAGGGCATCGGCACCATCAAGCAAGTGCTTCCTGTTGCGAAACTCATCGACAAATTTGAACAGCAATATAGAGAGTCGCGTAGAAGACTATGCGCCTGCGCATAAAATGGCCCATTGCGCAATCCTGCACGTGCCATATTCGGCAACGGACTGCTTGCGCGACTTTCCAACAAACCTTCTTATTATGCGATTTCAGCCTTGCTTTCCGTTCGCGATTTCGGTATCAGCGCAGCGTTCGGAAGGAAATCGAGATACGCCTTTCTAATTTTGGAGCGATGGCTCCATGCCGCTTTAGCTCAGTTGGTAGAGCACATCATTCGTAATGATGGGGTCAGGTGTTCGAGTCACCTAAGCGGCACCATAAAATCAATGACTTAGCCACAGAAGCTACGCTTACGGCAATCTCTACTCACCAAATACTCACAAACGCGAATGCGTACTCACAGGATTGCGTTCGCTACTCACCGAGTCGCGCTTTGCCCGTTTTACTCACGTCTGAATAAGACGCTTTAAGACGCTGAAACGTTACGGCAGCGTTACAGAAACGGCATTTGCTATGGCAAAAACTTGGCGTTTGCTGAGGCCGGATTGAGCGATATCAAAGGCTTGCAATCTCCGTGGTTTCACCGGAGTGTCACCCCGCAATCAGCGCGCATTTTTTCGTTCAATGTCGCGCTGTTCGGTTGTATCAACGAACCTAGCAACCCGATCTATATTGATCGCCATGTTTTGAAGCGTGACCTCCATTCTTGTCATCCTGTCGCGCACATCGCCATTCTGGGTTTCCAGCCGGTCGATGCGTGTTTCCAGTTTTGTGACATCGATCTTGGTTCGATCAACACCCTCCCGAATGACTGCATAAGAAACTGATATCCCGACAACGACTGTGAGAATGGTTATAATGTTGCCGAGGCTCATTTTCATGTCGATGTTCATCCCCATCATTTGTCTGTCGCCCATGGGTTCCTCCATCATTTCCAGCAACCCGCCCTTTTTCCATATGCATTATGCGCAGCAATGCCCTGCCCTGCGCCAAGATCGTTTCCAGCCAGATAGAC
It encodes:
- a CDS encoding ligase-associated DNA damage response exonuclease, with the protein product MRFNKLLRPTPKGLYCPPGDFYIDPVRAVDRALITHGHSDHARAGHGHVLATRETLQIMAIRYGADFAGSTQAADIGKKLTINGVAVSFRNAGHVLGSAQIAVEKDGTRIVASGDYKRASDPTCAPFEPIACDVFITEATFALPVFRHPEAAREIATLLKSLSQFPERSHLVGAYSLGKAQRVIRLIRQAGYDEPIYIHGGLQKLCDYYQTQGIELGHLLPATLERGDAMPDFAGKIVVGPPSAFSDRWARRFPDPLPAFASGWMRIRQRAKQRGVELPLIISDHCDWDELIATISEIKPAEVWVTHGREEALVRWCELQNIPAQPLHLVGYEDEGD
- a CDS encoding cisplatin damage response ATP-dependent DNA ligase produces the protein MRNFAELLDRLVLTPQRNGKLRLLVDYFRATPDPDRGLALAAITRDLELQSVKPAMLRALIAERSDPTLFAYSYDYVGDLAETISLIWPGPNETPMGANLPLDVVVHELQNASRREGPLLVAGWLDLLGISERYALLKLVTGGLRIGVSARLAKQALADFGEVDVIEIEELWHGQASPFGDLFAWLEGNDPKPSATADAPFRPVMLATALDEGDIPSLDPSAYSAEWKWDGIRVQAVSENGVRRLYSRTGDDISSAFPDVLEAMDFEGAIDGELLVGHHGETGIETATFSDLQQRLNRKTVTAKQLREYPAFIRAYDLLQDGNQQSGENLRALPFSERRASLAHFIAKLDKRRFDLSPVLQFADFDELANLRLNPPHPVIEGLMLKRHDSLYLPGRPKGPWFKWKRDPFTIDAVVVYAQRGHGKRSSYYSDFTFAVWTGPEDEPVLVPVGKAYFGFTDEELKLLDKFVRDNTLERFGPVRSVRAEPDHGLVVEVAFEGLNRSSRHKSGVAMRFPRFSRLRWDKPPREADRLETLEKMLR
- a CDS encoding nitronate monooxygenase family protein; the protein is MALPESLQGKLRIPVIGAPLFIISNPNLVLAQCKAGIVGSFPALNARPETQLDEWLSEITEQLAAHDKANPDRKAAPFAVNQIVHQSNKRLEHDLGLCVKYKVPIVISSLGAVPEVNAAIHSYGGIVLHDVINNRHANSAIRKGADGLIAVAAGAGGHAGALSPFALIQEIREWFDGPLLLSGAIANGGSILGAQAMGADLAYIGSPFIATEEARASDAYKQMVVDSNASDIVYSNYFTGVAGNYLKPSIELAGLDANNLPSADPSKMNFDAAHKEDAKAWKDIWGCGQGIGTIKQVLPVAKLIDKFEQQYRESRRRLCACA